The genome window GCGTTTCTTGCTATATCTAGCCTTGACAAATTTGGTCTAGGCAGAAGAAGGTGGAATTTCGGGGCATTTTGTGACTAGTTGGAAAATCTATCTTCTATGATGTTTCTAGAAGGCAGGTGCCTTGGAGTTTTAGGTGCACAAAGAtagttttctaatttttcaataaatattatgtgtatatttcATTAAGTaacttgcaaatatttatttgatttgaacTTAATtgacaatatatattttgtgcaTAGGACCGCTAGCAAATCATATTTGACTTGATTCAAATTTGATCCAGTTTAGTTTTCACAGAGGGGCTGCTGTCAAAATTTTTTTGACTAATCTTGTCAGGATTAAACCCAAGAATTCCCAACTTAATTAAATTCCTTATATATTGGGAATGTAAAGTTAAAGATGTACTGCTGACCTTTGATCCACGCCTGAACCTATTTTAATTGATAGAGCAGATCCATTTACAGCCCTAGGCAGTCAAATAGAATCCTCAGTACGTATTTTCTACAAGAATATTTTTACACTGTATCTACCAAAGCATCTGCCTGGTTCTTgaatttatcttttattttttaaaagaaaactaGCTCCACTTGGCTGTTTCAGAGCAATggctatattataaaaatattacattacaGGGCATTAGATGTTGACCGACAACAAACTTCTTTTCATTTAGTAATAATCTCATTTCACCCGCAATTGATTATCGTGAACTCAACTTGCTATATCAAACTTAATATGCATCTTAATTGCACAACACATAACGAGGATGCGAGTACCATCATGTTTTACTTTTATTTGATTTGGTTAAAGTACTTTCATGGTGCATACATGTGCAACCATGTATTATAAGTTTTGCTTTATATGATCGAATTACTACTTTGTGGTGCATCTGTGATTTGGTGATCAATTACTGGTAGTAAGTGAATATACTCATTATTCTTGTAAACATGAAATTTTCGTTCAGCTTTTGCAGTCATTTATAATTTTGCTTGCCATCTCATAAGTAAatatgtcttttttttttttgttatatcctatatatatacatataacaaatttgtttctttttcttcttttttacaaTATTAGTGCGGTTGGATCTAGTTATGGCAAGTTCTGAATCTGCTTCCAATGACCCTTTGAAAGAATTCTACATCcctgattacatattttttccTAGCTCAAAGGCTGATCCGCTTTCTGGAGTACCAACATGCCCGGTAATAGTTTTCATCAACTCCAAAAGTGGTGGTCAGTTGGGTGGGGATCTTCTAGTCACATACCGTTCACTTCTAAATAAAAACCAGGTATTATAATTCTTTGATATAGAAGATTAATTGATGCAATAACGTCGAACTTCTATTCTTGTTCTATTCCTGAGGTCGTCCTTGTGCTAATTGTAATTAGGTTTACGACTTGAGCAACGAGAGCCCTGACAATGTGCTACGCAATTTATATATCACTTTGGAGAAGCTCAAGCTTAGTGGAGACAAACTGGCCATAAACATCCATGAGAAACTGAGATTAATTGTAAGATTATTTACATGTATTATGCATAATTTAATCTTTCATGTATCCAACTTGATAATTTCCATTATGCTCTAAAACAAAACCTCTGTATCTAATATATGACTAAATTTAAATGATGTACAATATCAGGTTGCAGGAGGAGATGGCACCGCTGGCTGGCTTCTCAGTGTTGTTTGTGATTTAAAGTTATCCCACCCGCCACCTATTGCAACAGTGCCCCTAGGAACTGGGAACAATCTTCCATTTGCATTTGGTTGGGTAGGCATATGCTTTCATGGTTCACAATGTTGTTTTCTTTCTTTGGATTCCTTATAGTTTATATAAAGGCTGTGTTTGAAAGTTAGCGGTTTGGGAataaattagaggtttggggtgagttagaggtttgaccatttcaatccgctaataatagtgtttgatagttagcggacTGAAATAGAGGTTTAGGCTTAAAaagctaattttaaaaaagctactctgaggagctttttgggttagcggttttggtatgtgtcataaaaagctaatgaaacagctatttaccaaacagttttacgcgAAACCGCTAatccaatccgctagtcaaaacatctatttcaatcagctagtcaaaacatctaattcaatccgctaacagctaaccgctaatccCCAAACAGGGCCAAAGTTCTAATTTGGCAGCCCTGAATGAATAGTATAATCAACATTGATCCTATTTTCTTTGGCTGTAAGTAAAGCATAACACTGCCAACTACTAAAAACATTTCCACCATCTTATTGTATGCCCTGATGATTAATCATGTAAGTGGGTGGCACTTTAATATATGCACTAGTTAATGTcgaacatatttttttatgactGGTCTCAGTGAGGTACTAAAATCAGACTATCTGATATTGTACTACTGGGGCCTGATTAACTTTTATAAATCTGACTGTCTTATAGTGATCAATCTTGTGATATTTAGGGAAAGAAGAATCCTGGAACAGACAGCGAGTCTGTCATCTCATTCTTGAATAAGGTGAAGAAAGCAGACGAAATGAAGATAGACAGGTGTTGTATATGCACTCTTTTAACATGTCATCTTCCTGCTTTAAAATAATGGTTTAGGTGATCAgatgatatttttttcttatatatatatatttatagtttttGTATATCTGATTGAAATGAAATCCAGCTGGCACATTATTTTGAGGATGAAAGTCCCAAAAGAAGGCGACTGTGAGCCCATTGCTCCTCTGGAATTGCCACATTCTTTGCATGCATTTCATCGTGTAGCTGCATCAGATGAACTCAACAAGGTAAGATTGTTTCCCTCAACATGCATTACTTAACTAGTGTCTGGAGTGTATCTTAATTGGATAACAACGTAAAATGTGTTATTATTCCTTTCTTTCCAACTTGTTTGCATCAATGTGATATATATCGGCAAATTCAATTGCTTAAGTGCCAAACTGAGCCTCTGAAGCTTTACTTTCAAGTATGTGTCATAGGTAGTTATTTACGACTTTTTAAATCTGTATTGTACTCCGATTGTTTAAGCATAGATCTATTCAAGAATCAAATTTCTGAGTATGCCAATAAAATTATCTTTAATGTATTTGGAAGTTTTAAAATAATCTTGGTGAATAATTCATGTTATACTCAATAGAACAGATGTCCATCATTTAAAGTATTAAACATCTTAAACTGTTATGCAAATGGAATCCTTTAAATTATCGCCGTTGATCCTTTTCATATATCTTATACTTTCTACAATTTAGTTTATTGGTGCTCAATCTGAACTTTGAACCTGACTTTTGCACTTGGAAAAGGCCTAGCAACAGCAATCATTCAGCTAATGATTTGCTTATGGCCCTCTCATGTTTGGTGCTGGCCTACATATATTGTGTGTCGAAGGTTTGTTTAGACTTTCAATTAGGGGATAAAGGGGTTGAACTCAAGTGCCAAACTAAGGGATTGGAAGCAGGTTTATAAGCAGTAGCTATATGTATATGGTGCATGGCTTTTTTGAGGTCTTAACTTTTATTTTCATGGGCTTCTATAGGTTCACTagtaattattactccctctgtcccataataaacgtcctcttttttttttcaagtttttttcaCGCATTTCCAAGcttataaaaaacatatttgtaGACATTATTTTctcgtattttttattttgtataaaaatttgaacttcctatttttatacaaaacaaaaaacacgaaaaaataatatctacaagTATGTTTTTTATAAGCTTGGAAATGCGTGAAAATAACTTGAAAAAAAAGAGGACGTTtattatgggacggagggagtatttgctTTCTATTAAAGTCCTATTGTTATTTAAAACTAAAGGCATTTATTTCTAATGATTATGCTGGAACATTTCCCAGGAAGGATGTCACACATTTCGCGGAGGTTTTTGGAACTATTTTAGCATGGGTGAGTGTGTGTTTTATAGAAGTTCATCCAACTGAAGTTTCTATTgcaaattttcttgaaaaatatgTGCACAAGTAactatttatcatatttatttgtttcTGCGTTAAATAAAGCTGTTTACTTGAATATCTAAATTCAAGAAAGAATTGCTCTGGACTATTCTGCTATACTGGAGTCCACCTTGTATCAAGTGGAATCCCTTAAAATGAATTCTTAGTGGCTTCTCAGCTCCGGGGACATGTACTCTTTCAATTGTTTTTTGGGTAGGGTTTGCTCAGGCTTAGTGTCACACTAAATGATATTAGCTCCTCCCTGTTCAGACTTTGAACCGATGGGTTTCTCACGTAGAACGTATTGCTGGATTTTCTTTGATTTCCATCATAATTAAgtgagacacacacacacataattgTTAAACTAAGCTAGGCTCTCAGCATAATGAAATTATCAATTGTGCGCTATGGTTCAACATATCTGATCAGGCTTGCCCAGAAGATGTATATACGGATAGGTTAATTAAATGAGATGCAGAAAACCATGTAGAAAATGTCCAGGGAGATGCAGAGAAACTTGTTTAGCATGCACTGGCTTTATTATGTGAGGCTGACTATAGTACCCTACCACAAAGCCGACGCCTGGAGCCCTTTTAACTATGTCGAAGTATTGCTATAGTATTTTTGTTCCTCTGCAGAGAGAAAGATAGATTCTTGAAGTTTATTTATGGAAACAAGATCCACCATGCAACTCTATGATAAGTAGGCTTGGAAAGTGCATAAAACTGTTACATGACAAATTCTCTTAAGATCTTGGGTGTTCAGAGAAGGGCTAAACAATAAACCACTCAAAATTATATCAGTGTTAAATATACAATGTAATGTCAACAGCATGTCAATACATCTATCCTATGGTCGAGCTCAAGATATCTTGGAAATTTCGGCTCTGACATTATGCTAAATGACATACTATTCAAAATCTTTACGTGTTAGCACATGTACCCTAATACGTATATGACACGTATCTTAATAGTACATTATTTTGATTGCGTTGCCTGATTTGTAAGTAAGAACTTCATCGAGTCTGATAGCAAATCGGGTGGTTTATTATGTTGACAGGCATGGATGCACAAGTATCTTATGCATTTCATTCTGAGCGGAAGTTGCACCCAGAGAAATTCAAAAATCAGCTTGTTAATCAGGTGGTTATTTGttgtatatatcttaaaatGCAGCCATCTtgtcaaaaaattaataaaaatgtgcCACCATTAGTTTTCTGATTTAGTAAGATCATCCCCTTTTCTCCATGTATAGATAATTAACTATTGTTAATATACAGTTATCATAACCAAGTTAGATATATGCCAACATGTTGACATTGTTTGGATCTGTCATTAAGATTAGCATGTATAGGGGAATTAAAGTATCACGCGATATGTATAAGTTACCTCATATTCCAATACACTTTATGTGGATATAGTGTAGATGGTCCCAGAAAGTAGGCGGATAACACATATAGCCTGATATCAGATGCTATTTTTCTGATACAGAGTATCCTGTTTCTAGTGTCAGTCCTTAAAGACTTATAAAATGTATTAATTCAAAGGCCACTTTTTACTGCTTCTAtgttacttatttttaatagaGCGTATTTGTTATGGTTAACTAGTGGTTTTCAGCATATGCATCTGTGTGAACTACTATATAACTGGTTTACTTTTCTAATGGAGATCATTGAGACTTTAGATTCTCTTTCCAAACTAAGCTGTGGTATCGCGTGTTGCTTACATGTTCTAACTCCTGCCTTGAATCTTGATCATGAATCCTAATTTctcaaagaaaagaaaacaccTCTTGTCTTTATACTTTTGATGTGAAACAATAAGAAACACTACTTTCCTTATCAGTCTTGAGTACTAGGTTTAGCTGTTTAGACATGTTTCCTTTTGTTCAGTGTCTCATGATACAGTTTCAGCCTTCGAGCATTTGATATTCATATCTCTAAGGCCATATCTCCTCTTATGTCAGCAGCTAGTGACTGTTATTTCTCTATTAGAGTATAGTCAGATTACTGCCACTAATGTGATTTAGAGTAACATACTATTCTAGatatttatctaaaaaaatGAAACATGAATGCACATTTGGTGTTCTGTTCAGATTTTTTTTCCCAGTGAATTTTTGTCTGTTGTAATTTGTTATCAGTAGAAGTTTGAAGTACAAGGTATCATTATGTTGACTTCTGAATACTTTTAGCAGAAATCCTTGTAGTGAATATATGTTTGTTACTTACCTCAGAAAACATATGCAAAGCTTGGATGTACCCAGGGATGGTTCTCAGCATCTCTTGTTCACCCTTCTTCAAGGTAAGTCTATAGACACAGTGATATACAAAATATCATCTTAAATTAAATTCTATATCTCTTCGAGTACCCACAATGTTGTTAAAGGAACAACTATCTGGAAGTTTAAGTCTAACTTTATTCTACTTTTCTCTAGATGTATTGGGCTCTGATCACTAACAACAAAtctttaaaaactaaatttattcACCTTAGTCACAATCAGGGATTTAGTTTTCAAATGatctataatatattaatcTCAGATGTCGACATCACAAAAGAATGCATCCCTGTAGCTAATCAACATATCAAAAAACTGATTTGAATGATTGTAGTATAAAATAGGTTGGAGTATCTGTCGGTATGGGAATGAAAGACTCCCGAGTGTGTCTATCAGCAACATTCATATGGTCCTGTTTTTATAGTCCTTGGTGGAATTTATgaactaattaaaaattttctgaaGTACCAAATATAAAGTGAAGGAGTCACGTTTACTTTTTTTTGGTTATCTTGTTTACTTCTGTGGatttttttaatgttgatgCAAAAATAAATTTCTGTAAAGTACATTAAAAACAGTGGAACAAACAAAAGAACAAAATTCTAATGAGATAGTTTGATCTGGTAACATATGTACTATGTTAAAGGGATTGAACTGAATTAAAAATCTAGTCAAGTGTGTGTTATAAATCATCTGTTTTAAATGTTAAGATAACCATGTCCGTATTTCTCTTATCAAGTAACCATGTTCATAGAGGACCTTGGAAGTTTAAATTTGACTACGCCTATCAGCTAGTTGGAGCCATCTGCTAATCCTCTTCTTGCCGAACCTGTTAATATAGGATCTTGAGTGAAAACTTTTCCAGAACAGTTGCATATATAAACATGTCTGTGTAAAGATCTTGAGATGACTAAAATGATTATCCTAAGAACTCACAATTTTCCCACTCTTTATCATGGGCTACACAAATATCGCCCATTATTTATCATCATCATGTCATCCTTCCACATTATTTTGTCAGCTTTGAAGTACCAAACCCCCAACTAGATGTATAATTAAATTCCTAGACCTAGGATTGTAATGTAAGGCCTCTGTTATCCGGATTCTCCATTTTTTGTTTTCATACCTGGACACGACATAGTTGTGGCAGTGTGGGTATGAGATCCTAGTCAGACTTCATACTGAGACCAGACACTTTACCTTAGAGCATCCCAGTTCAAAATGAACTAAAAGGTCTCCTGATAGCAGTTTTATAGAGAGTAAGGTCCTTGGGTGCTTTGTTAAATCCCTCTGATGTTTGCCATGATTCTGACATACATTATTAAGTGTATACTTTGAATTGGTTTAATAAAGTTTTTTCTTTAGGTACACTGAATTAGTTTATATAAATCGCAGCCGTCCAATATCTGATCCATATCTAAGGATcataaatctttaaaaataagaatgtAACACTTGAGATCTATTCCTGTGTACGACATTTTTATCTGACTTCTGGTAACATATAGAGCTATGTCCTTCCACCAATATTTTTGGCTTTTCACCCTCGACCATATGAGGATCTTGGATAATTGTTGATTCAACCACCTTTTCAGGTTCTTAGTTCTTCCGTAATTATCATGAAAAAGATTACATCTATCCGGTCTTTAATAAAGCTTATGGAATTCTATACGTACTTTATTAGTTTGAAGTGTGAACACAAATGCTGTCAAATGTGAGTAAGTTATATGTAAAATCTCTGTGAAACTATATCTCTGGCTGGAAGTTTTTAAGTGATGTGCTGAACTAaatttgttgatccaatttttttatttctttggaGGACGGGCTTGCTTGTAGTGCAGGGAGGTAACATTTATTAGCAGAAAATCTAGATGGTTGATGTTGATAATTTTGTACTTCAGTTGTACTGACTATCTATGGtaatagtaaattttttatgttgCTTTGAGGAAGTGCAAATCTGATTACAGCATATCAGTTTTTATGTCATTGTGTTGGAATAATTTcctcttaaataatttttaattaatttttttggaatCATTTACTTTTAGTTGAGTAGAGATTAATTTTGGATTCGATGCAGGAATATCGCACAACTTGCAAAAGTCAAAATCATGAAAAGTACTGGTGAATGGCAAGACCTTAATATACCTTCATAGTAAGAACATTTTTATACTGCTGTTCTACATATGATTGGACAATTAGTCTAATTTGATCAATTTATGCTTAAATGCTGGTATTTATATACACATAAGTAATAACATAAGGAGTTAGGTTTATTATAAAACGCATACCTGATGCTTATTTTCTTGCTCAGTAACGTCAGTCCACATTCAAGAAGTAAAAATTCGTTAAAGAATTTACATTATTGTTTCCAGTCCCATATCTATATTAGGAGTAGGATCTTATTTAAAAGCAGCATCTGCTTAATATTTGCATAAGTAATACCATTTTCCTTTgccatttaatatataatgCTACTGGCGcttttattctaatattttacTATTTCTATTGTACAGTATTAGGTCAATTGTATGCCTCAACTTGCCTAGCTTTTCTGGTGGATTTAATCCTTGGGGGACACCAAACAAGAAGAAAATACGTGATGTGTGTTTgtgcttgtttgactttttttccttaattttttatcataataAGTTCAACAATAAATTCGACCAACAGCAATTACTTTGTTGTCTAATCATGGACATGGTTATACATCTCTGATATATTACATTGGATCAATGTACAGAGAGACTTGACTCCCCCTTATGTAGATGACGGCCTGCTTGAGGTTGTTGGTTTTAGAGATGCATGGCATGGGCTTGTATTGCTTGCACCTAATGGGCATGGGACACGCCTTGGACAGGTCAGGAGTGAACTTCGAACTGACTATTTTTGGTTATTCTGTTGTGCATATCTTATAAATGACATGTACTATACAATCACGGCGTAGAATAGTGAAATTAGAGGTCAGTCATTTAATAGAAACATTCTAACTTGGGTCATAAATAGATAATCATTATAAATTGCACTATGTTcatgaataaatttaaaacCTAAAGTATTGTTTCTGTTACTTAAGTGCTCCGATGGTGTTATTCTGGTGTAAATGATTTagcttttaataatattatttctgggtcgcgctcaagagagaaccaatgcttaaaatagaaccatggaaccactaaggttctgctgcagaaccttATATTTTTCAGGAtccaaatctaaatacatgttttttacaTTGTTGTAtgtgttcaaaagtaatttcaaactataatacaataataacacatttttttcatgtgaagttctgctgcagaacccttaactaatactagaaataagataATGGTTCTAAGGGTTCTCTCCCTAACggttctctctggaacatgaccctATTATTTCTATGCTCCCATCATTAGTACTTCTCTGCCACCAACTAACCTAAATATTTGCATAACTATTTTTTAATGTTCCAGATAGCttgattattataatatagtagtTTCTTCCAAACATTTACATTTTGGTATATGAGCAAGGCCCTGGTTTTAAAGTTTCTTTATACATGACCAgctattgttttatattttagtacAGAGGACTGGCTgcagtaaaattttatattttcaaactaTTAAACTGGTGACAATAAAATGCTCTCTATTTGACTATGCTTTGGCTAAGGACTTATCTGATTTTGCCCACTAGTGAACAAACATTAGAATGAAAGAGATACTCCATTTATGTTACATTTTGTTAGTGATAACTAAAGAAGAATTTGATTGTAAGTTATCAAGTAGCCTCCGTTCATTTTTTGTTTTGCTAAATAAGCAGCCACCATTCTTACCTTCTCTTACTTTTCATGATTTGTGTAAAAGTCAAAGAGATATTAATTCTTTTAGACCAAGTAATATCAAATTTGTCGTTTATATTAGAAGTTCAGTTTATTGAATAACTAGAAGTTTGTGAACATTTTTTCTCTTGGATCTGCATGCCTTTCATCTGATAGAGGTATTCTTAATAATTTTTCCCAGGCTCGCCGAATCAAATTTGAGTTCCGGAAAGGTGCAGCAAGAGAAACATTTATGAGGATTGATGGAGAACCTTGGAAACAACCCCTTCCGGTTGATGATGACACTGTTGTGGTTGAAATTTCGGCCTTGGGTCAGGTGAAGATGCTTGCCGTGGAAAACTGCAAAGCGAAAAGTGTTTATGATCCCACAACTCCAGTCCGTCATGAAGTTGAGGAAGGTGATAgcagtgatgaagaggagggaAGAAAGTTTGGTGCAGCTGATACTTTCAGAATGCCAGATGAGGT of Daucus carota subsp. sativus chromosome 3, DH1 v3.0, whole genome shotgun sequence contains these proteins:
- the LOC108214189 gene encoding diacylglycerol kinase 5; this translates as MASSESASNDPLKEFYIPDYIFFPSSKADPLSGVPTCPVIVFINSKSGGQLGGDLLVTYRSLLNKNQVYDLSNESPDNVLRNLYITLEKLKLSGDKLAINIHEKLRLIVAGGDGTAGWLLSVVCDLKLSHPPPIATVPLGTGNNLPFAFGWGKKNPGTDSESVISFLNKVKKADEMKIDSWHIILRMKVPKEGDCEPIAPLELPHSLHAFHRVAASDELNKEGCHTFRGGFWNYFSMGMDAQVSYAFHSERKLHPEKFKNQLVNQKTYAKLGCTQGWFSASLVHPSSRNIAQLAKVKIMKSTGEWQDLNIPSYIRSIVCLNLPSFSGGFNPWGTPNKKKIRDRDLTPPYVDDGLLEVVGFRDAWHGLVLLAPNGHGTRLGQARRIKFEFRKGAARETFMRIDGEPWKQPLPVDDDTVVVEISALGQVKMLAVENCKAKSVYDPTTPVRHEVEEGDSSDEEEGRKFGAADTFRMPDEVDISHLS